Genomic window (Desulfonatronum thiosulfatophilum):
TGACTTTCTTATCATGGATGTCCTTTTTTTCCTTCCTGGACATGACATGATAAATCGCCGAACGATCTCGATTTCCCCGAATAAATCTGGCTATGCGACCCATGGTTGACTCCTTTGGCTGAAGAATAACCGGAGAAATGAAGCTAATCCCGGACAACTGCGCTGTCAAATATGAACCGGTCCCTCTTATCCCCTTAATATAACTAAAAGGGGGGCCGTAGCCCCCCCTTTTAGTTATATTAAAAAAAGAATTATGGATCAGCTGCCTTCTGCTGGCGCTGCTGCCCCAGGCACACACGTGAATGTAGATTGTGGGTTTGATAGACCAGAGCAAGTAATTGTAACCTTGCTTACTTCATAAGTGCCACCACCATAAACAACTCTTCCATGATTTGTTACGAATACATAGTCTGGATCAGTCGGATCATCATCGATATAACAAGCAAGCTCATATTCTAAAGCTTCCGCTGGCACCAGTGTGGTATCTAGCTCAGGGGCAACCTTAGGGGTCGAAGTAGCTGCATCCATAGTATCAGCTGCTGCATAAGCAGCTCCAAGCATATTCATGCACTGCTTAACAGTAGCCTGACCAGCAGTAGCCGCCGAACGCGCCTTATACTTCCCAAACTGTGGAATCGCAATCGCCGCCAGAATCCCGATAATCGCCACAACGATCAACAATTCGATCAACGTAAAGCCTTGTTCCCCTTTCCTCGGCATTGTCATGGACATGATGTCTCTCCTTTGAAAATGTTTTGCCCGTTGCGTTTTGGTGTTGCCTAAACGCCGCCACGTAAGTCACCAGTACTGAATGATTGTCCTTCTGGCGCGGGCTTTTCGAAGAGAGGGATCAGGGAGGAAAAAAGAACGTGTTGCATTCCTGCCATCAACTCTGACTTCTGCCGGGCTTTGCCTTAACTGCATCGGCTCTGCCCAGTGTGTCCGGCAACCCTGCCGCCATGTCCCACCCGCTTTGCTGTGCGAGGCGGGCAAAATTTAGGCCGTCGGCTTTGCGTCCCACCCTTTCGGATGGTTTGCCCTTATCAGACTTCGTCATTCAGTTGTCTGCATTACGCATAAGATAGGGAACCTTGTCAAGGGCAGGATGCAGAAATTGTTGAAGGTTGATGCAGCAAGTAATTAAATTACTGTTTTAACGAGATTGATCAAGCGATTATTTGCATATCCGGCGAGGTTGGATATCGGCAGTGAATTTGTCTTTTTAGATCCAGATATATTGAATTTCGGGCATTTTTGGCTGTGCCATCTTTAATAAACGGTGCTACTCTGATCTTATGTAGTCTGCCCTGAAAATAGGTCAACTATTTAAAATTGTTTGACATTTTTTCTATTTCGTAGTACATTTTCAACCAGTTACTGCAGTATTTCTGTAATAAGCCGGTCGAAAAATCACTGATTTTGGAGTGACTATGAAGGCGAAAAAGAAAAATTGTAATCAAGGCAACTTCCTCTATCCGGATTTGTTGAAACAACTCAATCCCCATCATTCTCTGCTTCAACTGGCTAAACAGATCCCTTGGCAGCACTTCGATGATGAGTTTACGGTTTACTACAGCGAGAAAGGGCGCCCAGCAAAACCAATCCGGCTCATGGTCGGGTTGATGATCCTCAAGCAA
Coding sequences:
- a CDS encoding type II secretion system protein, which codes for MSMTMPRKGEQGFTLIELLIVVAIIGILAAIAIPQFGKYKARSAATAGQATVKQCMNMLGAAYAAADTMDAATSTPKVAPELDTTLVPAEALEYELACYIDDDPTDPDYVFVTNHGRVVYGGGTYEVSKVTITCSGLSNPQSTFTCVPGAAAPAEGS